The Rhododendron vialii isolate Sample 1 chromosome 6a, ASM3025357v1 genome includes a window with the following:
- the LOC131328756 gene encoding alpha-1,3-arabinosyltransferase XAT2-like encodes MNVYPPFSQHMPQANRTIRPYARQEDETAMSLVSPVQILQGNITPPACQYTHNVPAVVFSSGSFAGNLFHEFSEILIPLFITSRHFQSRLHFIVTDFSPSFIGKFEDILSHLSSYKVINPTANGSVHCFPGAVVGLHYHGNLAIKSSDIPRGYSMLDFKQFLRKSYNLKIRDLSQPEQPVLILISRQSSRRFLNENEMVTMMKALGFKVVIARPNAMSNLDKYAQVVNTSSVMVGAHGAGLTNALFLPQGAVLVQLVPLGVDWASTNYFGGPATEMGLNYIEYKIEPEESSLLSFYGCNHPVITNPASIFAKGYTAARAVYIDRQNMYINVVSFRKTLVKVLRLLGRSAPSGRRNRVLR; translated from the coding sequence ATGAACGTTTATCCACCATTCAGTCAACATATGCCCCAAGCCAATCGCACAATCCGTCCATATGCACGGCAGGAAGATGAGACGGCCATGAGTTTGGTTTCACCAGTCCAGATACTTCAGGGAAACATCACTCCTCCAGCTTGTCAATATACCCACAACGTCCCAGCCGTAGTCTTCTCATCCGGCAGCTTCGCAGGAAACTTATTCCATGAATTCAGCGAAATACTCATTCCTTTGTTCATCACTAGTCGCCACTTCCAATCTCGCTTACACTTCATTGTTACCGATTTCAGTCCTTCGTTCATTGGTAAATTTGAGGATATACTGTCCCATTTGTCTAGCTACAAAGTTATTAATCCGACAGCAAATGGCAGCGTGCATTGCTTTCCTGGAGCTGTTGTTGGACTTCACTACCATGGCAATCTTGCCATAAAATCCTCTGATATCCCCAGGGGTTACTCCATGCTCGATTTCAAGCAGTTCCTCAGAAAATCATACAATCTGAAGATACGAGATTTGTCACAGCCAGAACAACCGGTGTTGATACTTATATCTCGTCAAAGTTCAAGAAGGTTTCTGAACGAAAATGAGATGGTGACCATGATGAAGGCATTAGGCTTCAAAGTTGTCATCGCAAGGCCTAATGCGATGTCCAATTTAGACAAGTACGCACAGGTGGTGAACACATCCAGTGTAATGGTTGGCGCCCATGGAGCTGGGCTTACGAACGCTCTCTTCTTGCCCCAAGGGGCTGTCCTGGTGCAATTGGTGCCGCTAGGCGTAGACTGGGCCTCAACCAACTACTTTGGCGGGCCAGCTACGGAGATGGGTTTGAATTACATAGAGTACAAAATAGAACCGGAGGAAAGCTCTCTCCTGTCCTTTTACGGCTGTAATCACCCTGTCATTACTAATCCAGCATCCATATTCGCGAAAGGGTATACGGCTGCCAGGGCTGTATACATCGACCggcaaaatatgtatattaatGTTGTGAGTTTTAGAAAGACTCTTGTCAAAGTACTTCGACTTCTGGGGCGCTCAGCTCCTTCGGGTCGAAGAAACCGTGTTCTAAGATGA